A single region of the Bacillus cereus genome encodes:
- the trpA gene encoding tryptophan synthase subunit alpha yields MGVEKIKAAFENGKKAFIPYVMGGDGGLEKLKERIRFLDEAGASIVEIGIPFSDPVADGPTIQRAGKRALDSGVTLKGIFQALAEVRKEVKIPFVLMTYLNPVLAFGKERFIESCLEAGVDGIIVPDLPYEEQDIIAPLLREANIALIPLVTVTSPIERIEKITSESQGFVYAVTVAGVTGVRQNFKGEIHSYLEKVKSHTHLPVVAGFGISTKEHVEEMITICDGVVVGSKVIELLENEKQEEICELIRAAKQKEEA; encoded by the coding sequence ATGGGAGTAGAAAAAATTAAAGCAGCGTTTGAAAATGGTAAAAAAGCATTTATTCCGTACGTAATGGGGGGAGACGGTGGACTTGAAAAGTTAAAAGAAAGGATTCGTTTTTTAGATGAAGCGGGAGCAAGTATTGTTGAAATTGGTATCCCGTTTTCAGATCCAGTCGCAGACGGCCCAACGATTCAAAGAGCAGGGAAACGAGCGCTAGATAGCGGTGTAACATTAAAAGGTATTTTTCAAGCGTTAGCAGAAGTAAGAAAAGAAGTGAAAATTCCATTTGTACTCATGACATATTTAAATCCAGTACTGGCATTCGGAAAAGAACGTTTCATCGAGAGCTGTCTTGAAGCAGGTGTGGACGGCATTATAGTTCCGGACTTACCTTATGAAGAACAAGACATCATTGCACCGCTTCTACGCGAGGCGAATATAGCTTTAATTCCGCTCGTTACTGTAACGAGCCCAATTGAGCGAATCGAAAAAATTACGAGTGAATCACAAGGATTCGTCTACGCCGTTACAGTAGCTGGTGTAACGGGAGTACGTCAAAACTTTAAAGGTGAGATTCATAGTTACTTAGAAAAAGTAAAATCACATACGCATTTACCGGTAGTGGCAGGGTTCGGTATTTCAACGAAGGAACATGTAGAAGAAATGATTACAATATGTGACGGTGTTGTCGTTGGAAGTAAAGTTATTGAGCTTTTAGAAAATGAAAAGCAAGAGGAAATATGTGAGTTAATACGTGCAGCAAAACAAAAAGAAGAGGCGTGA
- a CDS encoding DUF4029 domain-containing protein — MLRRKLLYLLLTVPLYAWLISMTKIELMALFLGYVFIFSQLNRIQEQSILEVCIFSISIELFSIVSIVLLNELFRGIYSFSLMKFGNIVLQVICAYIVFVVLEKIIGQQTIFQDKRKWE; from the coding sequence ATGCTAAGACGTAAACTATTATATCTTCTTTTAACTGTACCATTATACGCTTGGCTCATTAGCATGACGAAAATAGAGTTGATGGCTCTGTTTTTAGGATATGTATTCATCTTTTCCCAATTAAATCGAATACAAGAGCAATCTATTTTAGAAGTATGTATATTTTCGATTAGTATAGAACTATTTAGTATCGTTTCGATTGTGTTATTAAACGAGTTATTTCGGGGGATTTATTCATTTTCATTAATGAAATTTGGTAATATTGTACTGCAAGTAATATGTGCTTATATTGTGTTTGTTGTGCTAGAAAAAATAATCGGACAACAGACGATTTTTCAGGATAAAAGAAAATGGGAGTGA
- a CDS encoding DUF2278 family protein has product MPLKNYGVLKGTVIQSKIGKGKTPHYQVHLQGEAGVDYRIAINVKSQSYPSEVLYFASDDIRSEAIHILPTLPFGFTEIKNNEPKVALDYVRGNLFDSKQMIPLPAEKAGVDNDLNEKIERYIKRAIEGKAIIYAFGERWGPEEKVPDSYFHFTPGNGIHDIHMNQGNVEKWQGDNGIWQDGGILIHFEKEEEWIGIFLAFQSQSWCTDEEGHPRVPVEHCDYRSKR; this is encoded by the coding sequence ATGCCCTTAAAAAACTACGGTGTATTAAAAGGTACAGTTATACAATCTAAGATTGGAAAAGGCAAAACACCTCATTATCAAGTTCATTTACAAGGTGAAGCAGGAGTAGATTATCGCATTGCAATTAACGTGAAATCGCAAAGTTATCCATCGGAAGTTTTATATTTTGCGAGCGACGATATTCGATCAGAGGCAATTCATATTTTACCGACATTACCGTTCGGTTTTACAGAAATAAAAAATAATGAACCGAAAGTAGCTTTAGATTATGTAAGAGGTAATTTATTTGATTCCAAGCAAATGATTCCTTTACCTGCTGAAAAAGCAGGAGTTGATAATGATTTAAATGAAAAGATAGAGCGTTATATAAAGCGAGCAATAGAAGGAAAGGCGATTATTTATGCGTTTGGTGAAAGGTGGGGACCAGAAGAAAAGGTTCCGGATTCGTATTTCCACTTTACACCTGGAAACGGTATACACGATATTCACATGAATCAAGGGAATGTAGAGAAATGGCAAGGGGATAATGGTATATGGCAAGATGGTGGAATACTCATTCACTTTGAGAAGGAAGAAGAGTGGATCGGTATCTTTCTTGCATTCCAATCACAGTCATGGTGTACCGATGAAGAGGGACATCCTCGTGTTCCGGTTGAGCATTGTGATTATAGAAGTAAGAGATAG
- a CDS encoding L-lactate permease yields MAILLALIPIMMIFICLFLFKQTSLRASLISYTVSVGIVLLSPTFRLGISETVHATIKGWLICFIVGYVLFFGIFLFHLMNKMGYIDQVARFLEQITHDRLLQMLLMCFGICPLIESVSGFGIGFMVAAPIFLSLGYKPFQAVLLSFIGLLASSWGAMATGTIIGAQLINMPLTTLGTNTALLSIPIFAYFIFLSLYVVGGFQAVIEKWKEGVGFFLLFALGIYLSNAYVSVELAGILSSIVTITFGFLIIKLKGKNEQNLITEHAATTEREVSIIKIISPYIFLTVCILLSRLVPALHDLLRSYAVLDLKSYSYKLELLYSPGFWLAMTCLFTIIFFRIPSNIIKKSLSQTIKQWIPFAITTTMFIAISELMGASGMHSLLAKTAGETFGTFFVFVAPFIGGIGGFLTGSNAGSNAMFIKLQMQTAQNVALPWQYVTTLQNTASSVATIACPSRITLGAYLCNIPYRENELLKKTTLMIFGAVLLVVVEVFFWYILRN; encoded by the coding sequence ATGGCCATATTGTTGGCACTTATCCCAATTATGATGATTTTCATTTGTTTATTTTTATTTAAACAAACGTCATTAAGAGCCTCATTAATTTCTTATACCGTTTCTGTCGGAATCGTTTTACTCTCACCAACATTTCGGTTAGGGATAAGTGAAACTGTACACGCTACGATTAAAGGTTGGCTAATTTGTTTTATTGTCGGATACGTTTTGTTTTTCGGTATTTTTTTATTTCACCTCATGAACAAAATGGGATACATCGATCAAGTAGCACGATTTCTAGAACAAATCACGCACGATCGCTTATTGCAAATGCTTCTTATGTGTTTTGGTATTTGTCCACTTATTGAATCGGTGAGTGGGTTCGGTATTGGTTTTATGGTTGCAGCACCTATTTTTCTTTCTCTCGGTTATAAGCCGTTTCAAGCTGTACTACTTTCGTTTATCGGTCTACTCGCTAGTTCATGGGGCGCGATGGCAACGGGTACGATTATCGGTGCGCAACTTATTAACATGCCGCTCACAACTCTTGGCACAAATACAGCATTATTAAGCATCCCGATTTTTGCATACTTTATCTTTCTTTCTTTATACGTTGTCGGTGGCTTTCAGGCAGTTATAGAAAAGTGGAAGGAAGGCGTTGGTTTCTTTCTATTATTTGCGCTCGGAATCTATCTTTCTAACGCATACGTAAGTGTTGAATTAGCAGGGATATTAAGTTCTATCGTTACCATTACATTTGGTTTTCTTATCATTAAATTAAAAGGGAAAAATGAACAAAATCTAATAACAGAACATGCGGCTACAACGGAGAGAGAAGTATCTATTATAAAAATTATTAGCCCTTATATATTTCTAACAGTTTGTATTTTACTTTCTCGCCTCGTTCCAGCATTACATGATTTGCTCAGGTCATATGCGGTTCTCGATTTAAAATCATACTCTTACAAACTAGAGCTACTATATTCGCCAGGGTTTTGGCTCGCCATGACTTGTTTATTTACAATTATTTTCTTCCGCATTCCATCTAATATTATTAAAAAATCACTCTCGCAAACGATAAAACAATGGATTCCATTCGCAATTACAACGACAATGTTCATTGCGATTTCAGAGTTAATGGGGGCATCTGGTATGCATTCATTACTCGCAAAGACAGCTGGTGAAACATTTGGTACCTTTTTCGTTTTCGTTGCTCCTTTCATTGGGGGAATAGGCGGCTTTTTAACTGGTAGTAACGCAGGATCCAATGCGATGTTTATAAAGCTACAAATGCAAACAGCCCAAAACGTAGCACTCCCGTGGCAATACGTCACAACGCTCCAAAACACCGCATCATCAGTAGCGACAATCGCTTGTCCATCACGGATTACACTAGGCGCGTATTTATGCAATATCCCGTATCGTGAAAATGAACTATTAAAGAAGACGACGTTAATGATTTTTGGTGCGGTGTTACTTGTAGTAGTGGAAGTTTTCTTTTGGTATATATTGAGAAATTAA